DNA sequence from the Nocardia sp. BMG111209 genome:
TTCACCGGGCGGGTCGACGGCCGGTTCGTTCCAGGCCAGGTACATGTTGCCGTAGGCCGCCACCACGTCCAGATGTTCGGGCTGCATGGTGGCGGGCAGCACGATATCGGCGTAGTCGGCGGTGTCGGTCTGGAAATGCTCCAGCACCACCGTGAACAGGTCCTCGCGGGACAGTCCCCGGATCACCGCGGACTGGTCCGGATTGGAGACGACCGGATTGGCGGCGATCACGAACAGCGCGCGCACCGGCGGATCCTTCGCCTCCAGCAGGCCCTCGGACATCCTGGTCATCGACAGCGTGCGCACCGGATGCGGCAGCAGATCGAAACGCGCCAGCCCGGATTCGTTCAGCCGGTAGTGACCGCTGGTCGAATAGTGCAGTCCACCACCGGGAATCGCCCAGTCGCCGGTCACACCGGGCAGACAGGCCAAGGTACGCAACGCCATTCCGCCGCCGGCGTGCCGCTGCATACCCTGGGAGGCGCGGATCGCGGTGGGGCGGGTGCGGGCGATCCGCTCGCCCAGCGCGATGATCCGCTCCGCGGGCAGGCCGGTGATCTCGGCGACCCGCTCGGGCGGATACTCCGCCAGGCGCTCCCGGAACTGCGGCCAGCCCTCGGTGTGCTCGGCCAGGAACTCCCGATCCTCCGCACCGAGCGAGACGATCACGTGCATCAGGCCCAGCGCCAGCGCGGCGTCGGTACCCGGCAGCGGCGCGAGATGTTCGTCGCAGCGTTCGGCGGTGCGGCTGCGCACCGGGTCGATCGCGACCAGGTAGGCGCCGCTGTCCTGGATGAATTTCCACACGTGATGACCCGTGGTGAGCGGGTTGGTGCCCCACAGGATGATCAGCTTCGATTTCGGGAAGTCCTCCGGATCCATCCCGCCGGAGGTGCCGAGGGTGTACTTCAGCCCCAGCGAGCCGGAGATCGAGCAGATCGTCGGATTGTGCAGCGTCGCGCCGAGCACGTTGAAGAACCGGCGGCCCGAAAGTCCTTCCAGGCCTTGCAGATAACCGAGATTACCGGTGCCGTGGAACGGCCAGATCGCCTCGCCGCCGTCCTCGTCGATGATGTCGGTCAGCCGGTCGGCGATCTCGTCGAGGGCCTCGTCCCAGCTGATGCGCTCGAATCTGCCCTCGCCCTTGCGGCCGACCCGCCGCATCGGATAACGGATCCGATCCGGCGAGTCGACCTGCTCGAGATACCGGTTCACCTTGACGCACAGCGCGCCGCGGGTGACCGGATGATGTTTGTTGCCCCGCAGTCCGACCGCCCGCCCGTCGTCGGCGACGGTCACCACCCAGGAACAGGCATCGGGGCAGTCGAGCGGACATGCACCCAGAACCTCCATCCACTGATGGTAAACGCGGCTCCGGTGCGCGTCGCGGCGACGGTTGAAGCGTCAGGCCCCGATCCGCTCGATGATCGTCACATTCGCGGTGCCGCCACCCTCGCAGATGGTGAGCAGGCCGTACCGTCCCCCGCGACGTTCCAGCTCGTGCAGCAGTGTCGCGAAAAGCTTTGCGCCCGTTGCCCCGAGCGGATGTCCGAGGGCGATCGCGCCGCCGTTGACATTCACCTTGTCCGGATCCGCGCCGGTCTCCTTCAGCCACGCCAGCACCACGGAGGCGAACGCCTCGTTGATTTCGATCACATCGATGTCGTCGATGGTGAGACCGGTCTTCTCGAGCGCCCATCTGGTGGCCGCGATCGGGGCGGTGAGCATGTAGATCGGATCCGCGCCGCGCGCGCTCACGTGATGGATGCGCGCCCGCGGGGTCAGCCCGTACTCCTGCACCGCCCACTCCGAGGCCAGCAGGGTGGCGCTCGCACCGTCGGAGATCTGGCTGGCGACGGCCGCCGTCAGCCGGCTGCCCTCCGACAACGGTTGCAGCGCGGCCATTTTCGCGAGACTGGTCTCGCGCGGGCCCTGATCGATCCAGAAATCGCCGACCGGCACGATCTCGCGATCGAAGCGGCCCTCGGCGATGGCGGCGCGGGCCCGGTCGTGACTGCGCAGCGCCCAGTGCTCCATATCCTCGCGGCTGATGTCCCACTTCTCGGCGATCAGCTGCGCACCGTTGAACTGCGACACCTCGCCGGTGCCGTAGCGGTGGTCCCAGCCCTCGGCGCCGACGAACGGGGATTCGAAGCCGTACTCCTTCCCGGCCAGCATCGCGGCCGAGATCGGGATGGCGCTCATGTTCTGCACGCCGCCGGCCACGATCACCTCGGCGGTGCCGCTCATGATGGCCTGCGCGCCGAAGTTGATCGCCTGCTGGCTGGATCCGCACTGCCGGTCGACGGTGACGCCGGGCACCTCCTCCGGATATCCGGCGGTGAGCCAGGCGGTGCGGCCGATATTGCCGGCCTGCGGGCCGATGTTGTCGACGCAGCCGACGATCACATCGTCGACCTGCACGGGGTCGATCGCGTTGCGGCCGAGCAGCCCGCGCAGCGCGGCGGCGCCGAGATCGGCCGGATGCACCCCGGCCAGCGCGCCGCCGCGCTTGCCGACCGGCGTGCGCACGGCGTCGATCACGTACGCCTCCCGCACGGGGGCGTACTGACGGCGGGTCGGTGCAGACATGAGAGCTCCTACTTGCTGTGTTCCGTTGCGCCGGAAAGCTGTTCGGCCGGCACCGCCCGGGTCTCCGGATTGGTGAGCCCGTCCAGCACGATGGTGAGGTACTGCTTGGCGAGGGTGCCGACGGTGATCCGGCCGCCGGGCCGGTACCAGCGCACCGCGACCCATACCGTGTCGCGCAGGAACCGCAGCGCCAGTTCGACATCCAGCTCGGGCCGGAAGCTGCCGTCGGCGACGCCGAGTTCCAGCACCCGGGACCAGATCTGCCGGAATTCCCGGTTGTATTCGTCGATGTAGTCGAAACGCGGTGTGCCACTGAGTCGTTTGGCCTCGGCCTGATAGATCGCCACCGCGGCGTGCGAGTGATCGAACGACTCGTACGACGCGATCACCAACGCCTCCAACGTATCCCGCGCCGACAGGTTCGCGGCGACGATCTCCCGGTAGCGGCCGAAGAGGTCGTCGAGGAAGCCGCGCAGGATCTCGTCCACCATCGACTCCTTGGAATCGAAGTGATGGTAGAGACTGCCGGATAGAATCCCGGCCGCGTCGGCGATGTCCCGGACCGTGGTGGCACGCAGCCCACGTTCGGCGAACAGCTCGGCCGCCAGGGCGAGCAGTTCGGTACGACGTGCGGATTTGGCGGTGTCGGGTGCGGTCACATCGGCCATGATACAACCAAGCATTTGCTTGGTCCACGGGCGTGCCGATGTGCCCGGCCACAGCCCGGGGGCGGATGTCAGCGCAGCGAGAAACGCAACGGCGAGGCGACCGAGAGGTCCGCGAGCAGCCGGTCACAGATGACCACCGGGGAGACACCCGCCCGCGCCATCCGCGCGACCAGCGCCAGACGCCGCTCACAGCTGTCCCATTCCACGGTCAGCGGGCCGCGGCCCGGTCCGGCGTCCACGGTGGCCATCGCGCGCGGCGGGCCGCTGTGCGTCGGCTCCTCGCTGATCTTCAGCACCATGCCGCGCTGCCAGGCGTGATAGGCGTCCATATCCGCGCCGATCACCAGCTTGTCGGTGGCCGCGCACAACCCCTGTGAGATGCCGTCGGCGAAAGCGATACCGTCGAGCCGGAACCCACGGCAGCGCCGCACCACCTCCAGCAGGTCGGCCCGCACCTCGCACAGCAGGGCGGTGCGCTGCCGGCGTCGCGAATCGTCGTCGTTCTCGCACTTGTGCCGGATCAGGCCGATGCGGCGAGCCCGGTCGTGATCGCGGGCCATATCGGTGTGCAGGGCGGCGCGCGGATCGCGGCCCACTTCCGTCTCGTCGACGGCGTGCGCCGCCAGGATCTGGGCCGCCCGGGTTGCCGTCACCACCGGCGACGAATGGTCGAGCAGTTCGGCGCCGAGGGTGAGCGCCGCCAGCACGATGCCGTCGACCCGGCGCCGCGTCAGAACCACTTCGCGTACCAGCTCGAGCTCGCGTGCTTCATCATCGATCGCGTCGCCGACCGCATCGCCGTCGACCGCGTCGTCGTCTCTGTCGCAGTTGTCGCTGTGACGACGGTCCAGACCCATGGGTCCAGGTCCCTTCGGAATCGCCGAATCGGCCACTCCCAGGATTGCACACCGGGGGCGGGTCGGCGCCACCCAATTTCGGTCGAGGGTGTTTCGTCACGAGCGCTCGCTCCGGCCGGGCCGGTCAGGCGCGCTGGCTGGAGACCGACACCACCTCACCGGTCAGATACGAGGTGTAATCGCTGGCCAGCACGGCGATCGTGGCCGCGACCTCCCACGGTTCGGCGGCCCGGCCGAACGCCTCGTCGGCCGACAGTCGATCCAGCAGTTCGGTGGAGCTGACCTTGTCCAGGAACGGATGCCGCGCGATGCTCGGCGCCACCGCGTTGATCCGCACCCCCAGTTCGGCGGCCTCCACCGCGCTGCACCTGGTCAGCGCCATGACGCCGGCCTTGGCGGCGGCGTAGTGCGCCTGCCCGTACTGGGCCCGCCAGCCGAGCACGCTGGCGTTGTTGACCACCACGCCGCCGTGGCCCGCGGTGCGGAAGTAGTTGAGGACGGCCCGGGTACACCTGAAGGTCCCGTTGAGGGTGATGTCGAGGACCCGGTCCCACTGCTCGTCGGTCATGTCGACCACCGGGGTCTCGCCGCCGAGACCGGCGTTGTTGACCATGATGTCGATGCGGCCCAGCGCCGCGGCCGCGTCGCGGATCAGGGCGTCGACCTGTCCGGTACTGGTCACGTCGCACACCACCGCGGCGACCCGGCGATCCGGATACGCGGCGCGCAATTCCTCCTCGGTCTGCTTCAACCGGCGCTCGTGCCAATCGGAGACCACGACGTCGGCGCCCTCGTCGAGCAGCCGGCGCGCGGTCGCGGAGCCGATGCCGGTACCGGCCGCGGCGGTGATCACCGCGGTGCGGCCGGTGAGCAGGCCGTGGCCGGCGACGGGTGGCGGCGGAACGGAGAGGTCGGTCACGGATGGTCCTTCCGGGTCGGTGATGTGGTCAACGCGCTTCGCGAGGCAGGCCGAGGACGCGTTCGGCGATGATGTTGCGCTGCACCTCGTTCGAGCCGCCGTAGATGGTGTCGGCGCGGGTGAACAGGTACAGCCGCTGCCATTCGTTCAGCTCGCCGGAACTCGCGCCGTCGAGGTCGCGGGCCAGCAGGCCGGGTGCGCCGAGCACGTCCATGGCGAGTTCGCCGAGGCCGCGATGCCAGTTGGCCCACAACAACTTCGACACCGAGGCCTGCCCGGCGGCGGTGCGGGCGTCGACGGTCTCGTGCGCGGATTCCAGCGTGCGCAGCGCGTGTGCGCGCAGTACCCGCAGGCCCACCCAGGCCCGGTCGAGGCGCTCGGCCAGCACCGGATCGCCGAGCGCGCCGGTGGATCGGGCCACCGCCTCCAGATCCGCGAGTTCCCGGGCGAACCGGATCTGCTGGCCGACGGTCGAGATGCCGCGCTCGAAGGTCAAGGTGCCCATGGCAACTCGCCAGCCGTCGCCGGGTGCGCCGACCACCAGGCCCGCCTCGGTGCGCGCGTCGTCGAAGAACACCTCGTTGAATTCCGAGGTGCCGGTGAGCTGGACAATCGGCCGGACCTGTACACCCGGCTGCTTCATCGGTACCAGCAGATACGAAAGCCCTTTGTGCCGAACCGATCCCGGCTCGGTGCGGCAGACCGCGAAGCACCAGTCGGACAGATGGGCCAGCGAGGTCCAGATCTTCTGGCCGTTGATCACCCAGTGCTCGCCGTCGAGGCGGGCCGAGGTGCTCACCGCGGCCAGGTCGGAACCGGCGCCGGGCTCCGAATAGCCTTGGCACCACAGCTGTGTGACGGTCTTGATACCGGGCAGGAAGCGCTGCTTCTGTTCCTCGGTGCCGAAGGCCAGCAGCGTCGGTCCGAGCAGTTCCTCACCCAGGTGCGACACCCGCGCGGGCGCATCGGCTTTCGCGTACTCCTCGTGGAAGATCACCTGCTGCCGCAGCGTGGCGTCACGGCCGCCGTACCGCGCGGGCCAGCCGAGGCAGGTCCAGCCCGCCGCGGCGAGGTGCCGGTCCCATTCCAGCCGCTCGTCGAAGGCCTCGTGCTCGCGGCCCGGTCCGCCGAGTCCGCGCAGTTCCCGGAATCGCCCGCCGAGGTTCTCGGCCAGCCATTCACGGATCTCGGCGGCGAATCGCCGGTCGTCGGCGGGTGTCCCGGTGACCGAATCGGAAGTCTGGATCGCGCTCACTCCGGTAGAGTAACCTACCAAGCACTTGCTTTGTAGACCGATCGAGGACGGCCGTGACAACCCCTCCGCAGACCACCCCCGGCGCGCTGCACGCGGCGGCCCGCGCCTACGGCGACGCGACCGCCGTACACGACGGCGACGTCGAACTGAGCTGGTCGCAGCTGCTGGACGAGGTCCGGCAGGTGGCCGGTGCGCTGATCGCCCGCGGCGTCGCCCGCGGCGACCGGGTCGCCATCTGGGCCCCGAACACCCATCACTGGGTGATCGCCGCGCTCGCCGCCCACTACACCGGCGCGGCACTGGTACCGCTGAACACCCGCTACGTCGCCGACGAGGCCACCGACGTCCTGGCCCGGGTCGGCGCCACCGCGCTGTTCATCGCCGGGCCGTTCCTCGGACGGGATCGGCTGGCCGAATTACGCGCCACCGCACCGGAACTCGACATCGCCACGGTGATCACGATCCCCGCCGAGGGCACCGATTCCGCCGCGCCGGACCGGATCTCCTGGACACGACTGCCCGAACTCGCCGCGACGATCCCCGCCGAGCGGATCACCGAACGCGGCGAATCGGTTGCGCCGGAGGATATCTCGGACATCCTCTTCACCTCCGGCACCACCGGGCGCAGCAAGGGCACCCTGGTGGCGCAGCGGCAGGCCCTCGCGGTGTCCCGGGCGTGGGCGCAGTGCGCCACCCTGAACAGCTCCGACCGCTATCTGGTGATCCCGCCGTTCTTCCACAACTTCGGCTACAAGGCGGCGATCCTGACCTGCCTGGTCACCGGCGCGACCATCGTGCCGCAGGCCACCTTCGACGTACCCGAGGCGATGCGGCTGGTCCAGGATCTGCGCATCACCGTGCTGACCGGGCCGCCCACCATCTATCAGACCGTCCTGGACCATCCCCGCCGCGCCGAATTCGATCTGTCCAGCCTGCGGGTCGCGGTCACCGGCGCCTCCGTGGTGCCGGTGGTGCTGATCGAGCGGATGCGCGACGTCCTGCGTTTCGACGTGGTGCTCACCGCGTACGGCCTGTCGGAATCGGCCGGCTTCGGCACCATGTGCCTGCCCGAGGACGACGCGGAGACCATCGCCAACACCTCCGGCCGGGCCATCGCCGATTTCGAGATCCGCATCGCGAGCAACGGCGAGGTGCTGATGCGTGGCCCCAACGTCATGCTCGGCTATCTGGACGATCCGGTGAACACCGCCGAGACCATCGATCCCGAGGGCTGGCTGCACACCGGCGACGTGGGCGTGCTGGACGAGCGCGGCTACCTGAAGATCACCGACCGGCTCAAGGACATGTACATCTCCGGCGGATTCAACGTGTATCCGGCCGAGATCGAGCAGAACCTGGCCCGGCTCGACGGCGTCGCCGAATCCGCGGTGATCGGCGTACCGGACGAGCGGATGGGCGAGGTCGGCAAGGCATACGTGGTGCGCGCACCCGGCGCCGAGGTCAGCACCGCGGACGTGCTCGCCCACGCGGGCCGCTCCCTGGCCAACTTCAAGGTGCCGCGCTACGTCGAATTCCGCGATCAGCTGCCCTACAGCGCCGCCGGGAAAGTGCTCAAGCGGCAACTACGTGAGGAGAATTCGTGAATTCGCAAGCGCCGGTTCCCGGCGAGCGGGACGGCCGATAGCCATGGATCTCGACTTCGATTCCGGCGCCGAGGAATTCCGCGCCGAGGTACGGGAGTTCCTGCGCGCCAACGTACCCGCCACGCCGCTGCCCTCGATGGACACCCGCGCGGGCTTCGAGGCGCATCGCGCCTGGGAGCGCACCATGGCCGAGGCCCGCCTGTCGGTGGTGGCCTGGCCCGCCGAATTCGGCGGACGCGACGCGTCGTTGCTCGAATGGGTGCTGTTCGAGGAGGAGTACTACGCCGCCGGCGCGCCGGGCCGGGTCAGCCAGAACGGCATCTTCCTGCTGGCGCCGACCCTGTTCGAACACGGCAGCCCGGAACAGCTGGGCCGCATCCTGCCGCGGATGGCGCGCGGCGACGACATCTGGGCGCAGGCCTGGTCCGAGCCCGAGGCGGGCAGCGATCTCGCCGGTATCCGATCCACCGCGCGGCGGACCACCGGCGGCTGGATCCTCGACGGCCAGAAGACCTGGAGTTCCCGTGCGGCGTACGCGGATTGGGCCTTCGGCCTGTTCCGCAGCGACCCGGACGCGGAACGGCACCGCGGCCTCACCTATGTGATGTTCCCGCTGACCGCCGACGGCGTCACCGTGCGGCCGATCCCGCAGCTCGACGGCGAGCCCGGCTTCGCGGAACTGTTCCTGGACAGCGTGTTCGTGCCGGATCGGGACGTGATCGGCGAACCGCACAACGGCTGGCAGGTGGCGATGGCGACCTCCAGCAACGAGCGCGGCCTGTCGCTGCGCAGCCCCGGCCGGTTCACCGCGACCGCGCGGCGGCTGCTCGACCTGTGGCGCGAGACCGCCGATCCGGCCGATACCGCGGCCCGGAATGCGGTGGTGGACTGCTGGATCGGCGCCGAGGCGTATCGGCTGGCCACCTGGGGCACCGTGACCAGGCTGGCCGAGGGCGGCAAGCTCGGCGCGGAATCCTCGGTGAACAAGGTGTTCTGGTCGGATCTGGACATCGGCCTGCACGAGACCGCTCTCGACCTGCTGGGCGCCGCCGCCGAGCGCAGCGGTCCGTGGACCGACGGTTACCTGTTCTCGCTGGCGGGCCCGATCTACGCCGGTACCAACGAGATTCAGCGCAACATCGTCGCCGAACGCCTCCTCGGGCTGCCGCGCTGACCGCCGCACGACTTCGAACGGAACCGATATGAGATTTGCCCTGGCTCCCGAACAACGGGATTTCGCCGGCAGCCTGCGCAAGATCTGCGAGACCGCGGGGACCCCGAACATCGTCCGCAGCTGGAGCGGTGGTGATCACCGCGGCGGGCGCGGGCTGATCCGCCAGCTGGCGGGCGCCGGTGCGCTGGGGCTGATCGTCGACGAGCGGTACGGCGGATTCGGCGCCACGCCGGTGGATCTGGTGGTGGCGTGCGTGGAATTCGGCCGGGCCGCGGTGCCGGGTCCGCTGGTGGAGACCGCCGCGGTGATTCCCGCACTGCTGCAAGCGCTTCCGGATCCCGCGCCGGCGCAGCGCTGGCTGCCCGCGCTGGCCGAGGGCACGGTGCTGGGCACGATCGGCCCGGCCGCGGACCAGCCCGCTCTCGACGCCGACACCGCCGAGGTGGTGCTGGCCGTCGACGGTGACCGGCTCTCGGCCGCGCATCGGATCGGCCCGATCCGCTCGGTGGACGCCGCCCGCCGCCTGTTCTCGACCGCCGCCGACGAGACGGTCGCCGAGGGGGACGGGGTGCGCGCCGCCGCGGCGGCCGCCTTCGACGCCGGTGTGCTGGCCGTCGCGGCCCAGACCCTCGGCGCGGGCCGCGCACTGCTGGACACCAGCGTGTCCTATGTGAAACAGCGGCGGCAGTTCGGCAAGCCGATCGGGCAGTACCAGGCCGTCAAACATCACCTGGCGAATGTGCTGATCGGCCTGGAGATGGCCGAGCCGCTGCTGTACCGGGCGGCCCTGAGCGTCGCCGGCGACGATCCGGACATCCGGGCCCGCGACGTCTCCGCGGCCAAGGTGGCCTGCGCCGATGCCGCCTACCGTGCGGCCCGGACCGCTCTGCAGGTGCACGGCGCCATCGGCTACACCGCCGAATTCGACCTGTCGCTGTGGCTGACGAAGGTGATGGCGCTGCGAACAGCCTGGGGCACCGGCGATTTCCATCGCGGCCGGGTCGCCGCGGCACTGCGGGCCGAGCGGGGTGCGGCGTGAGCACCACCGCGGAACGCCACGAACTCGCCACCACCGTGCGCGCGGCCCTGACCCGGCACGGTGACCGCACCGTGCTGCGGCGCGCGATCGACGGCGACACCGGATACGACGAGCACCTGTGGCGCGTGTTGTGCGAGCAGGTCGGCGTCGCGGCGCTCGCGGTGCCGGAGGAGTTCGGCGGCATCGGCGCGGGTCTCGCCGAGGCGCTGATCGTCGTGGCGGAGCTCGGCCGCACCCTGCACGCGCCGCCGATGCTCGGCTCGGCGGTGCTCGGCGTGCAGGCGCTGCTGCTGTCCGGCGACGCCGACGCGTGTGCGCGACTGCTGCCGGAGGTCGCCGAGGGTGCCCGCACCCTGGCGGTGTGCTGGGCCGGCGCGCGCGGCTGGGACGACTTCGGCGTCCGGGCCGAGAACGGAAAGCTCAGCGGCACCGCGCATTACGTGCTCGACGGAGGCGCGGCCGATACGCTGATCGTGGTCACCGCCACCGGACTGTACGAAATCGACGCCGCCGCAACCGGAGTCACCCGGACGGCGGTGGCGACGATGGATGTCACCCGGCGCCTGTGGGAGATCGGCTTCGACGCCGCCCCCGCCCGTGCGCTGGTGGGTGACGCCGCTGCGCCGGCCGCCCGGCTGCGCGACATCGCCTGGGCCGCACTGGCGGCCGAGCAGGTGGGCGCGGCGGACGAATGCCTCCGCGCGACAGTCGAATACACCGGATCCCGGGTGCAGTTCGGGCGGCCGATCGGCGGCTTCCAGGCGTTGAAGCACCGGATGGCGGATATGTACGTACTGGTGGAATCGGCACGCTCCGTGGCCGATTCGGCGATCTCCGCTTTGGACGCGGGCGACGAGTTCGCCGGCGCGGAGATCGCGGCCGCGCGGATCCACTGCACGGAATCCTTCCGATCCGTGGCCGGGGAGATGATCCAGCTGCACGGCGGTATCGCCATCACCTGGGAACACGACGCCCATCTGTTCTTCAAGCGCGCGCACGCCGACGCCGAGTTGTTCGGCGTCCCCGCGCGACCGCTGGCCCGACCGGCCTGATTCCCGGGGTCACATCCCGGGCCCGTATGCCGTCGCGTGGGCCCGACCGGCCACCCCGTACCGGCCATGCTCGCTTCGACCAGCGACTACCGCGGCTCGACCCCTTCCACGTGACTCACCTCACCCCAAATATAGTTAGCCGAACTATTCATCTAGATAGTTAGCGTATGTAAAGTAATCGTCGTGCAGTCGAACCAGGCGGAGGGATCCGCGCCCTTCACCCCGGCGCAGAGCCATCTGGTCGACATCGCGGTCGCCGTCGGCCGGTTGGTCCGGGTGGTCCGATCGCTCGAGGAGCGGCCGCCCGCGACCCTGCGGGCGCTGTCGGTCCTGGACGAACGACGGGCGCTGCGGATCAGCGAGTTCGCCCGCCTCGACGGCTGCTCCCAGCCGACGGCAACGGCGCTGATCGGCAGGCTGGCGGCCGCTGGGCTCGTCGGCCGGACCAGGGATCCCGGCGACTCCAGAGCCGTGGTCGTCGAGCTGACCCCGGCGGGACGCGACTGCCTGAACGCGTCCCGCCGGGTGATCGGCACGACCCTCGCCGACCGGCTGCCCTCCTTCGGCCCGGACCGGCTGGACCGGCTGCGCGCCGAGCTGGCCGAGCTGCTCGGTGAATTGAAAAGAACTGCACCACAACGTTTTCCAGACCAGGAACAGTGATGACCAGTACCGTCCGACCTCCCGCCCATGCGGCCGCCCGTTCGAAGCACGCGGCCACCCGTCCGCGAACCACACAACCGAAGGCCGTCTGGGCGGTGGCCTTCGCCTCGGTGATCGCGTTCATGGGTATCGGCCTGGTCGATCCGATCCTGAAGCCGATCGGCGAACAGCTGCACGCCTCGCCGTCCCAGGTGACGCTGCTGTTCACCAGCTACATGCTGGTCACGGGCGTGGCGATGCTGATCACCGGTGTGGTCTCCAGCCGGTACGGGGCCAAGCGGACGCTGCTGTCCGGCCTCGCGATCATCGTGGTCTTCGCGGCGCTGGCGGGTAGTTCGCACAGCGTGGGTCAGATCGTCGGTTTCCGGGCCGGATGGGGCCTCGGCAACGCGCTGTTCATCGCGACCGCGCTGGCCACCATCGTGGGCTCGGCCACCGGCGGGGTCGCCCGGGCCATCATCCTGTACGAGGCCGCGCTGGGCATCGGCATCGCCGCGGGTCCGCTGGTCGGTGGCTTCCTCGGCGGAATCACTTGGCGCGCACCGTTCTTCGGCGTCTCGGTGCTGATGGCGGTGGCGTTCGTCGCGCTGATCGTGCTGCTGCCGGAGGCGCCGCGGCCCGACCGGCACACCTCGATCATCGCGCCGTTCCAGGCATTACGGTTCCGCGGGCTGTTGCTCGTGAGTATCACCGCGCTGCTGTACAACTACGGATTCTTCACGCTGCTGGCCTACACCCCGTTCCCGTTGAACATGGGCACCTACGCGATCGGCTTCATCTTCTTCGGCTGGGGTCTGCTGCTGGCGATCGCCTCGGTGTGGCTCGCGCCCGGATTGCAGCGCCGCTTCGGAACCGTTCCGATGGTCGCGACCGCGCTCGCGCTGTTCGCCGCCGACCTGGCCGTGATGGCGATCGGCGCGCACCACCGGCCGGTGCTGATCGTCTGCACCGTGCTGGCCGGCCTGTTCCTCGGCGTCAACAACACGCTGATCACCGAGGCCGTGATGACCTCCGCGCCGGTGGAACGCTCCACCGCCTCGGCCGCCTACAGCTTCGTCCGCTTCGTCGGCGGCGCGGCGGCCCCCTATCTGGCCGGCAAGCTCGGCGAGCACGCGACGGCGTTGCCGTTCTGGGTCGGCGCCGGCTGTACCGCGGTCGGCGTGGTGGTGTTCCTGGGCGGCCGCTCCGCCCTGGGGCCCGCCACCGGTCACCACCACGATCCGGCGCCGCACAGCGTCGCGGAGGCCCAGGCGATCACCCTCGCCGACGACTGAATCGCGGTGGTTCCGGGGCCCGGCACGATCTGCCGGGCCCCGTTTCGCGCGTGCTCACATTGTCACCGGGCGCGAGTACCTTCGGCGGGTATGACGGAAACGAATCGTGGACGTATCCGGACCGAGCCCGGTCATCGCCGGGTGCGGGCATATGTGCGGGGGCGGCTGGTGGTCGACACCGTCCGGCCGCTGCTGGTCTGGGAGGGGCCGCACTACCCCACCTATTACTTCCCGGTCGACGATGTGCACGCCCGGCTGGAGCCGACCGGTGCGAGCAAACATTCGCCGAGCCGCGGTGAGGGCGTCGTGCACAACGTGGTCGTCGACGACGACGTGCGGACCGACGCCGCCCTGCGCTATCCCGAGTCGCCCATCCCGGAGTTGCGGGAGGTGGTCCGGCTGGACTGGCAGGCGATGGACGACTGGTTCGAGGAGGACGAGCCGGTCTACACGCACCCGCGCGATCCGTACCACCGGGTCGACATCCTCGCCAGTTCCCGGCACGTACGGGTGGAGATCGAGGGGCGGACCGTCGCCGACTCACGGTCGCCGCGCATCCTGTTCGAAACCGGGCTGCCGCCACGGTATTACCTGCCGCTCACCGATGTCCGGCTCGATCTGCTGACCCCCTCGCCGACCCGGACCGGCTGCCCGTACAAGGGCACCGCCGAATACTTCACCGTCCGCCTGGACGGCACCGAACATCCGGATCTGGTGTGGCTGTACCGGACTCCGCTGCCGGAGAGCCAGAAGATCGCGGGCCTGGCCTGTTTCTACAACGAGAAGGTGGATCTGTACGTCGACGATGTGCTGCAGGAGCGGCCGAAGACG
Encoded proteins:
- a CDS encoding MFS transporter; translation: MTSTVRPPAHAAARSKHAATRPRTTQPKAVWAVAFASVIAFMGIGLVDPILKPIGEQLHASPSQVTLLFTSYMLVTGVAMLITGVVSSRYGAKRTLLSGLAIIVVFAALAGSSHSVGQIVGFRAGWGLGNALFIATALATIVGSATGGVARAIILYEAALGIGIAAGPLVGGFLGGITWRAPFFGVSVLMAVAFVALIVLLPEAPRPDRHTSIIAPFQALRFRGLLLVSITALLYNYGFFTLLAYTPFPLNMGTYAIGFIFFGWGLLLAIASVWLAPGLQRRFGTVPMVATALALFAADLAVMAIGAHHRPVLIVCTVLAGLFLGVNNTLITEAVMTSAPVERSTASAAYSFVRFVGGAAAPYLAGKLGEHATALPFWVGAGCTAVGVVVFLGGRSALGPATGHHHDPAPHSVAEAQAITLADD
- a CDS encoding DUF427 domain-containing protein, yielding MTETNRGRIRTEPGHRRVRAYVRGRLVVDTVRPLLVWEGPHYPTYYFPVDDVHARLEPTGASKHSPSRGEGVVHNVVVDDDVRTDAALRYPESPIPELREVVRLDWQAMDDWFEEDEPVYTHPRDPYHRVDILASSRHVRVEIEGRTVADSRSPRILFETGLPPRYYLPLTDVRLDLLTPSPTRTGCPYKGTAEYFTVRLDGTEHPDLVWLYRTPLPESQKIAGLACFYNEKVDLYVDDVLQERPKTQFS